From the genome of Streptomyces sp. NBC_01304:
CCGGACGTACCGTCGCCGATCTTGATCTGGAAGTCGACGTCGGTCCATTTGTTGTGCAGTGGCTCCAGCGGCGTACGCCCGACGAGAGTGTCGGACTCGAAGACCTTGAGCTCGATGGTCTGCGCGCCGTCCACGCGGCGCAGTGACTGGACGACGATCGGCGAGGTGCCGGTGCCCGGCTGCTTCATCTGCATGATGTGCGTGAAGGTGCTGGTCGCCTTGAGGGTGCTCGGCAGGAACATCGAGTACGTGACCCGCCAGGTCTGGCCGGGAAGCCACTTGAGGTAGCCGGAGGGGGTGCGGCAGCCGGTGACCTCCTGGCGCTGGCGGTCGGTGCTGGTGTCCCGGTCGACGGTGTGCATGTTGAAGCGCCAGTTGTCGCCGTCCCGGTAGATGTGCGGCCGGGCGGCCGGGTGCGAGTCGGCCCGGTCGTCCTCGATCGTCTCGAAGGCGTCGAGTCCGTCGGCCGTGGCGGAGGGCGACCAGCGCAGTTGCCAGCTCGCGGCCCGCGCAGGCGTGGCGGGGAGCGTCGCCGCCGCCGCGCCGCCGAGGGCGGCGGCCAGAAGTGACCTTCGGGCCGCGTTCATAAATGTGTCCTGTGTTCAGTCATGCGTTACAGGGTCATGGCGTGACCGGACTCGGTCAATGGTTCAGACCGATAAGGTCGGGGCTGTATCGCGCCAATCTCCGCACGGGAATGCGGACCAGCCTGTGATCGTTGAGGCTGGGAGCAAACCGTCGACCACGTAAGGATCGAGAGATCGTGAGCAAGGTCCCCACCATCACCTTGAACAATGGCGTCGAGATGCCGCAGCTCGGCTTCGGCGTCTGGCAGGTTCCGGACGACGAGGCGGCGCAGGCCGTCGGCACGGCGCTCGAGGCCGGGTACCGCAGCATCGACACCGCCGCGATCTACGGCAACGAGGCGGGCACGGGCCAGGCGATCGCCGACTCCGGCATCGCACGCGAGGACGTCTTCGTGACGACCAAGCTGTGGAACGCCGATCAGGGGTACGACTCCACGCTGCGCGCCTTCGACACCTCGCTGGGCAAGCTGGGCCTCGACTACGTCGACCTGTACCTGATCCACTGGCCGCTGCCGTCCAAGGACAGCTATGTGGACACGTACAAGGCCTTCGAGAAGATCTACGCGGACGGCCGCGCGAAGGCGATCGGCGTCTCGAACTTCCTGCCCGAGCACCTGGAGCGTCTGCTCGACGAGACGTCCGTGGTGCCGGTGATCAACCAGATCGAGCTGCACCCGCAGCTCCAGCAGTCCGCCTCGCGCGCCTTCCACGCGCAGCACGGCATCGCGACCGAGGCCTGGTCGCCGCTCGGCCAGGGCAAGGGACTTCTTGAAGTGCCGACCGTCGTCGCGATCGCCCGGAAGCACGGCCGTACGCCGGCCCAGGTGGTGCTGAGCTGGCATCTGCAGCTCGGCAATGTCGTCATCCCGAAGTCCGTGACGCCGTCGCGGATCGCGGAGAACATCGACGTCTTCGGCTTCGAGCTGGACGACGAGGACCTGTCGGCGATCGCCGCCCTGGACGAGGGCAAGCGCCTGGGTCCGGACCCGGCCACCTTCGACGTCGCCTGAGTCGATCTGCCTGGGTTCCATCTGCCTGAGTTCCATCCGGCCGCACTGTTCAGCGGCTCCCGTGATCCCCGTACGCCACGGCGTGCGGGGATCGCGCGTTTACGGACAAACCGGTGAGACTGAACCTCCTGCACCGAAATCCCCTCTTTCCCCCGGAGAGGGTCGAGAAGGCCAGCACGCGAAGACAGGACCGTTCATGCACAACCCGCCGAAGGACGTCCGCGCCCCCTGGAGCGCCGGAAAGACCTTCCTCGCACTCTCCGTCGGCACCCTGGCCCTGCTCGGCGGCGGAATCGCCTGGGTGGTGGTCGAGTACAAGGAGTCCTGGAGCCAGTCCCACTTCCTGTCCGACGTGAACGACCGCCTGCCCGACACCGGGCTCTCCGGCGACCGCCTGCTGGACGCCGGCGAGGCGGCCTGCCGGAAGGTCGAGGGCGGCGCCGACTGGAGCGACGTACAGAAGGAAGTTCCCGCCGGTACGTCGCCCAAGGAGGCCGCGGCGATCTACGCGGCCGCCCGCATCCACCTCTGCAAGGACGCGGGCTGAGTCGCGCGGGCCCCGGCGGCCGGCAGGCCCGGTCTCCTCGGCAGCTGGGCCGCTGGGGCGTGTGTCGGAAGTCCCCCCGTCCACCCGGAGGGCGGGCCCTGCGCCCGCTGCGAGGGGGGCACCTCCCTGCTCGAGCGAAGCCGAGAGCTTGGGGAAGCTGATGTCTCGCGGTGCGTGCTCTCGGCGTGCTGGCCGGAAGGCCCCGTCGATGGACCGGACGTACTGGGGCTTTCGGCCGGTGCGGCGAGCGGGGGCACCTCCCACGCTCTTGAGGCAGTGGGGGCGTGCCGGGCGTCGCGGGGCAGGAGGGACTTCCGACACATGTCCTAGGTGTGCTGTCACCAACGTCCCGGGACAGCACGCCTAGGGCGTGATCGCCGCGTCGGCGACCTGCCAGCGGGCCAGCCAGCGCTCGCGCAGGGCGATGCGGGACGGGGTGTCGAGGCCGTAGCCGTTGACCGTGACGCTCACCGGGCCCGGCCGGTCGGTGGTGATCGGCTCCTGGGTGGCCGCGGCGATCAGGTTCTCCTCGCGGTCGACCGTCAGCTGCGCGAACCGGCTGGAGTGCCACACCTCCTTGTCCGCCGCCGACTCGATCAGCTCAAGCAGCTCGCGCCCGGAGGCACGGCCGGTGAGGTAGAGGGTGTGCCGGCGCTCGCCCGGCCGGCGTTCGAGCAGGAAGCGCAGCTGCTCGAAGAAGACGCGCCAGCCCTCCTCCACCGGATCGTGCCGGTGCGGGTCGCCGCCGGGCGGCAGTGCCCGGGTCGTCGCGACCCGGAGCACGGTGCGCTGCCGTCCGGCGACGAGCAGCATCTCCTGGCCGTCCCCGAACGCGATGCGGTCCGGTGGCTGCGGGTCGGCCCCCTCGATGTAGATCTGCCGGATCTCGTCGTCGAGTCCCGGGTACTCCCAGCCGAACCAGTCCCGGATCAGGGCGGGTTCGGTGAGGTGGCGCCAGATCGTGTCGGCGGGGGCCGCGATCTGCGTCTCGATGCGGAAGGGCTTCTGGGTGCCGGTCATGTGCGTGCTCCCCTCTGTGAGCGCACTGCCGTACGCGGCCCGGGGAGCGAACTTCCGTGCGCGGCCCGGGCGATCGGCCCGTACGGGGCGACGCTAGTCCGCCCTGACCGCCATGTGTACCGTCTGGGCCGTCAGCACGAAGATGTCCGGGCGGCACAGCACGCTCGCCTCGTCGGCGGGGTCGACCAGGCGGGCGACCGTGGCCAGGTCGTCGGCGTCCAGGCGCTCGGCGAAGGCCTCCCCGAGTTGGCCGAAGAAGTTCGCCACATGGGCGCGGGCCAGATCGTCGAGGGGTGCGGGCAGGTCGAGGAGGTAACTGCGGGTCGCGGCGTGGGTCAGTCCGGCCGAGGCGAGCAGTGCGGCCCAGTCCTCGGTCTCGGCCTTGGCGCCGGGCAGCGAGGTGCGCATCTCGGCGAACCAGTTCTCCCTCGCCGCGTCGACGCGGACCTCCAGGCCGGGCCGGCCGATGCCGATGTCGCGCGGCAGGTGGCGGGCCGGCAGGCCGCCCTCGAGGAGGACCAGGACGCCGCCGGGCGCGAGGTGCTTCGCGAACGCGGCGAGCGCGGCCCGCTGATCGCCGATGTGGTGCAGGGACTGGCCGAGCCAGATGACGTCGGCGGGGCCCAACGCGCCGAGCCCGTCCGGGAGTTCGGCCAGGTGGGTGCGGGCGCGCGGGGCGAGCCTGGCGCGCTCGAAGCGTGCGGCGGCCCGCTCCAGTAGGGCCTCGCCGCCGTCCACCGCGACGACCTCGGCCTCGGGGAAGGCCTCGGCGAGCCTGACGGAGACGGCGCCGGGGCCGCTGCCGGCGTCGATGATGCGGGCGGGGCGGGGGGTGCGGGCGCGGAGGTCGGCGATGATCTGGTCGTAGACCGGGGTGTAGACGGCGGCACGGCGCTCAAGCGCCTCGCCCATGGTGTTCCAGTCCATGTCCGAGGTGTGGCCGTGGTGGTGGCCGCCGCCGCCCGACTGGTGACCGTTACCGCCGCCGCCCGACTGGTCACCGTTACCGCCGCCGCCCGACTGGTCACCGTGACCGCCGCCGGGCTGCTGGTCGTGGCCCCCGTGCCCATGCGTCTCGGGCCGCTGGCCGCTGTGGTGCTGCTGCTGGTCGTGACCCCCGTGCCGGTGCGTCTCGGGCCCGTGGTCGCCGTGGTGTTGCTGCTGGTCGCTCATCGGGATGGCGCCCCTTCCGCTCCTCGCCGCTGTCCCTGCCAGCGTGCTCCGCCCGCCTCGCGCGAGGCAATCTCCGTTGCCGTTTCGGCAAACGCGGGCATGGACCGGCCGGTCAGGCCGCCGTCGGCCGCCCGCTCAGCCCGGCCGCCGGAACGCCGACAGCCGGTAGACGGGATCGGCCCGCGGCCGGTCCGGTTCCGGAAGCGCCTCCAGTTGGGCGGCGACCTGCTCGGCCTCGGCGCCGCGCACGGTCAGCCGCGACACGTAGTGACCCCGGCGCACCGCGGCGGCCGTACGCAGCGCGGACCGGCCCTGCCCGTGCCCCGGGAAGCGGGCCTCCCCCGCCGGCTCCAGGCCGCACGCGCGCGCGTACCCCTCGATGAGATCCGCGCGGTCGGAGGCCACGTTCGACAGATGCGGGGCGAACACCGCGTCGATGTCGGAGCCGACGTCGTGCCCCGCGTCCTTGTCGACGGTGGTCACGAAGACCCCGCCGGGGCGCAGCACCCGCGCGCACTCTCCGACGATTCGCTCGGCCTCGGCCACCGCGACCAGGTGCAGCAGCCACACCGCGCTCACGGCGTCGAACGAGGCGTCCGGGAAGGGCAGTTGGCGCCCGTCCCCGATGACGACGGCGCCGGGCAGCCGCTCCGCCGCCCTGCGCGCCATGCCCGACGCCGGGTCCACGCCGCTCACGCGCAGCCCGGGCCGGGCCAGCCTCTCGGGGACGATGCCGGTGCCGCAGGCCACGTCCAGCAGGGTGCGGGTGGCCCGGGGCACCAGGCCCAGGACCGCGGACGCCGCGGCCTCGGCCCGCGGCACGCCGCCGCGCGTCTCGTCGTAGTCGGCGGCTTCCTTGGTGTAGTCGAGCAGCACCACGGCTCAGCTCGCTCCGTGGCCCGGGGCGAACTCCTCGACCCTTCGCGCCAGTTCGAAGTCCTTGTCCGTCACGGCCCCGCCCACGCTGTGCGTGTTCACCGACAGGGACACCGTGTTGTACCCGAGCGAGAGGTCCGAGTGGTGGTCGAGTTCCTCCTGCACCTGCGCGATGTGCACGACCATCGCGGTGGCCGCGAAGTGCGAGCCGAGCCGGTACGAGCGAGCGATGCGGTCACCGTCGAGGGACCAGCCGGGAAGCTCCGCGAGCCGGTCCTCGATCTCCTTCTGCGACAGCGGTGCGAGTGCCATGGCCGCGCTCCTTCGTTCCTCGATGCGTTTCAGCGCTTTCAGCCTGCCACAAGGGACCGACATTCGATCGGCTACGGTCGACGTATGACAACTGTCGCGCCAGGTAAGGGCGCCGGCCCGCTCCTGAGGGGCTGGCGCGAGCAGCGCCGGATCAGTCAGCTGGACCTCGCGCTGCGCGCCGATTCCTCCGCACGGCACATCAGCTTCGTCGAGACGGGCCGCTCCCGCCCCAGCGAGGAGTTCCTGCTGCGGCTCGCCGAGCACCTGGAGATCCCGGTACGGGACCAGAACGCCCTGCTGCTCGCGGCGGGCTACGCACCCCGCTTCCCCGAGACCTCGATGGACGATCCCTCGTTCCAGTCCGTTCGCGAGGGTCTGGAGCAGCTGCTGCGCGGCTACGAGCCGTACCCGGCGCTGATCGTGGACGCCAAGTACGACGTCATCGCCGCCAACCGGGGCATCGCGATGCTCATGGACGGCCTGCCCGAGCACCTTCTCGCGCCGCCGCTGAACGCGATGCGCCTCACCCTCCACCCCGAGGGCCTCGCCCCGAGGATCCGCAATCTCGGCGAGTGGCGGGGACATCTGCTGCACCAGATGGAGCGCCAGATCGCCCTGCAACGCTCTGACGCGGTGCGGGAGTTGTACGAGGAGGTGGCCGGGTACCCGGTGGCCGACCCCGGCGAGAGTGCGGCGGACGCCGGCCCGGTGGCCTATCTCGCGCTGCCGCTGCGCATCGAGCACGAGGGCCGGATCCTGTCCTTCGTGTCGTCGATCTCGACGTTCAACACACCCATGGACGTGACCGTCGCCGAGCTGGCCATCGAGACGCTGCTCCCGGCCGACCCGGCGACGGTCAAGTACCTGCAGATGCTCATGCCTTGAGCTGTCGCAGCGCCGCCCACTGCAGCCCCGCGAAGCCCGCGACGGTCGCCGCCTGCAGCGGGATCCACACGGCCCCCGCGGTGCTCGGCGACAGCCAGGCGGCGAGGGCGACGATGCTCACGACGGCCCAGACCGCGTTGATCTCGACGACCGCGCGGACGGGGAACACCGGGGGCCGCTTCCGCGTCGCCAGGAAGCCGACCCCCGCGGCGTACAGCGTGAGGAAGGCGCCGAGCTCGAACAGCAGCGTCGAGCCGACCCCGAGAAGCCGCCCTAGGGGCCCCGAAAGGGCAAGGTAGGCGAGCCCGTTGGCCGCGGTGACCACCGCGTCCAGGGCGAGGAAGCGGCGCAGCACGGTCGTCGGCTCGGTGGTGCGGGCGAGGGCGGTGAGCTGGATGGCAGCCATGGTCGTTCGACCTCCGTCGAGTGGTGGTGGCCCGGTGGGGCCGGACACCGGAGCGGAGTGCGCCGCCCCGGGATCCGGTGGTCATCACCCTGCCGGGGCGGGCCCGGGGCGTCGATTACCTCTGAGGTAATGCGGCTCGGCACGGCCTGGAGGCGCACTGGGGGTGTAGCGGGCTCCACCGCGGGACGGGTATCTGCTCCCTCGTGCCCGGCCCGCCCGATTCCTACCGTGATCAGTGACGTATCCGATCACGAGAGGACGTACGAGATGCTCAGGCGGCGCACCGGCACGGAACCCGACGGCAGCGGGGACGGTGGCGGCACGGCGGTACTGGCCGAACCGGTGCCCGCGCTCGATCTCGACGCGGTGAGCCGGGAGTACCAGCAGGGCGTGCCCGCGCTCGACGCGGTCAGTCTCACGCTGCCGCCGGGGCGGATGCTGGCCGTCATGGGCCGTTCCGGTTCGGGCAAGTCGACGCTGTTGCAGTGCGCGGCGGGGCTCGACCGGCCGACCTCGGGCACGGTGCGGATCGCGGGCACGGATCTGGCCGGGCTGAAGGAAACGTCCCTGACCAGGCTGCGCCGGGACCGGATCGGGTCTGTGTTCCAGGCGCTGAATCTGGTGCCGTCGCTGAGCGTCCTGGAGAACGCGGCACTGCCGCTGCTGCTGGCGGGAGGCAGTCCGGGTTCGGGTTCCGCTTCTGGATTCGCCTCCGGTTCCGTCTCCGGTTCCGTCTCGGCGCACGAGGGTTACGAGGAGCGGGCGTTGCGGGCCCTGGAAGCGGTGGGTCTGGCCGACCGTGCCGCGGAGGCGCCGGCCCGGCTGTCCGGCGGGCAGCAGCAGCGGGTGGCGATCGCCCGCGCGCTGGTCAACGAGCCCGAGGTGGTGTTCGCGGACGAGCCGACGGGCGCCCTCGACCCGGTGACCGCGGCCGAGGTGCTCGCCCTGCTTCGGCAGGCCGTGGACCGGTCCGGGCACACGGTGGTCATGGTCACGCACGATCCGGCGGCCGCCGAGTGGGCGGACGAGGCCGTCTTCCTGGACCGGGGCCGGCTCGTGGGCAGCTTGGTGCAGCCGAGCGCGGAGGAAGTCCGGGGCGCACTGCGGGGGTTGGGCCGATGAGCGCCCGGGGCAAAGGGGTGAGGAAGTTCGACGGAGCAGGCAAGGAAGCGGCCAGGGAGGGCGCGCACGCCCCCGCCCTGCTCGCCAAACGCTCCCTGCGCAGCCACCGCAAGGCCTGGGGCACGGTGTTCGCCGCGCTCGCCCTCACCTCGCTGCTGCTCGGCACCTTCGCGCTGACGTTGGTGTCCACGGCTGTCGGGCACGCGCGCGTGGAGCGCTATGCGGCGGCCCCGCTGGTGGTGACCGGCGACCAGACCACGCACTTCACGGCCAAGCCGTGGGGCAGCGAGCCGAAGACCGCGAAGGCGTCCCTGACCGAACGGGTCGGGGTGCCGGAGCCTGCGGTGGGCGTGGTGGGCGACGTGCCCGGGGTACGCGAGGCGGTGCCGGACGTCGCGTTCCCGGTGGCCGTGGCGGGCAAGTCGGCGGTACAGGGCCGCCCTTGGGCAGCGGCGGAGCTGGCCCCTTACCCGATCAAGGAGGGCCGTGCGCCCTCGAAGGACACCGAAGTGGTCGCGGCGGGCCTGGCCGCCTCCCCCGGGACCCGGCTCACGGTGACCGCGCCGGACGGCACTCCGAAGACGTACACGGTCGTCGGCACCACGGACGCCGATGGCATCCACGGAGGCGGCGGTCCGGACGCGGTCTACTTCACGACGCCCGAGGCCCGTTCCCTGGCAGGCCGCCCTGCCGCCTCCGTGGACGCCATCGGCGTCCTGCCCGAACGGGGCGTGTCCGTCGGCGAGTTGTAGGCGCGCGTGCAGGACGCCCTGAACCGGGCCGGCCTGCAGGACGTCGGCGCGGGCGACCGCGCCAAGGACGACACCGGCGGGCTCAAGGTGCTCGCAGGCGACGCCCGCGGGACGGCCGAACACCTGGACGCGCCGCCCGCGCGTACGGGCCTTCTCGAAATGCTCGGATCGGTGTCGGCGACGCTGCTGATGGTCGCCGTGCTCGTCGTGTCCTCGCTCCTCGTGCAGGCACTGCAACAGCGGGCGGGCGAACTGGCGCTGCTGCGCGCCGTCGGGGCGACACCCCGACAGGTGCGGGCGGCGGTGGGCCGTGAGGTGACGCGGGTGGCGCTGCGTCCCGCGCTGCTCGGCGCGGCGGCCTCGATCCCTTCCTTCCTGGGCCTCCTGGCGCTCCTGCGGGCCCGCGAAGTCCTCCCTCCGGGCCTCGAACTTCCCACCCCCGCCTGGCTGTTCACACTGCCCCTGGCCACGGCGGCACTGACGCTCGGCGTGGCCCGGCTGACCGCCGCGATCGCGTCCGCGCGTGCGGCGAAGGTGCGGCCCGCGCAGGCGCTGGGCGAGGCCGCGACCGAGCCGCGCGTGCTGGGCAACAAGCGGCGGATCACCGGCCTCGTGCTGCTGTTCGCCGGCCTGAGCTCGGCGGGTACGGCCACCACGCAGAGCGGCGACGCGGCGGCTGCCGCGGCCGGGGCCGCCGCGGTCACGATGGTCATCGGTTGCGCGCTCCTCGGGCCGTGGATCGCCCGGGGCGCGATGGCCGTCCTGAACCGACCACTGCGTGCCCTCGGCGGCGTCGGCGGGCGCCTCGCCGCGGCCGACTCGACGGCGAACCCTCGTCGCCTCGGGGCCGCGATCACCCCGATCGTGCTGGTCACGGCGTTTGCCGCGGTGCAGCTCGGGGCCGGTACGACGATGGCGCGGGCCGGCGACGCGCAGGCCGCGCAGGCGCTGCGGGCGGACCTCGCGGTGACCGCGCCCGCCCTGCCCGCCGGTGCGGCGGACCGGATCCGGTCCCAGGCCGGCGTGGCGGCGGCCACGGAGGTGCTGCCCAGCACGGTGGTCCTTGCCCACCACGAGACGGGCGAGCCGCGCCTGGACCGGCTCCCGGTCCTCGGCGTGACCCCGCGCGGACTGGCCCGCACCCTCGACCCCGGTGTCGAGCAGGGCTCCCTCGACGGGCTGCGCCCCGGCAGGGTGTCGGTCGGCCGGGACCGGGCCGCCTCGCTCGACCTGTCCCTGGGCAGCACGGTGCGGCTCCGCTTCGGTGACGGGGTCGAGGCGCCGCTGAAGGTGGCCGCCATCCATGAACGCGCGCTCGCGGTGGGCGACTTCCTGCTCTCGCGTGAGCAGTTGGCACGGCATGTGGCTGCGCCCGGCGCCGCGCAGGTGCTGATCGCCATGAAGCCCGGCTCTTCGGTTTCCGCCGTACGCGACCGGGTCGAGCGGGCGGCCGGGCCCGGGGTGGCGGTGTCCGAGCACCCCTCTTTCCCCCGACTCCGGTTGGAGGGCGAGGAGTTGAGCGGGCTGCTCGGGCTGGTCGCGGTTGCGGCGATCGGCGGGTTCACGGCGCTGGCCGTGCTCAGCACGCTCCGGCTGATCACCATTGGCCGGCGGCCGCAGCTTCGGTTGTTGCGGCTGGTGGGGGCGGGGCGGGCCCAACTGCGGCGGATGCTGCGGGCGGAGGCCGCTGTGGTGGCTGCGGTCGGGTTGGTGGTCGGTGCGGCCGTCGCGCTGGTGCCACTGCTGGCGTTCAGCGTGGCACTGACGGGTTCGCTGCCGTATCTGCCTTTGGCGCAGGGCGTGGCGATCGTCGGAGTCGTGGTGGTGACCGCTTACGCGGGGGTGCTGTTGCCGGCTCGGCGGGCGTTGCGTCGAGGCTGAGGCAGGGACATTGCCCCCACCCCGCCCCTTCCCGAAAGTCCTCAATCGCCGGACGGGCTGACAAAGTCAGCCCGTCCGGCGATTGAGGACACCGCCCGGAGGGCGGAAAGCTCCGCAGGATTTCGGGAAGGGGCGGGGTGGGGAAGAAATCACCCCGCGTTCAGATACGCCAGCACAGCCCGAACCCGCCGATGCCCACTGTCACTCGGCGGAAGCTTCAGCTTCGTGAACACATTGCCCACATGCTTGTGCACCGAACGCTCCGTCACGACAAGGACCTTGGCAATGGTCGCATTGTCGTGCCCCTCCGCCATGAGCTTCAGCACCTCGCGCTCACGCGGCGTCAGCAAAGACAGCGGATCGTCCTTGCGCCGCCGCGCCATCAGCTCCGTCACCACCTCGGGATCGAGCGCCGTACCCCCCGCCGCCACCCGATCCAGCGCGTCCAGGAACTCATCGACCCGCCCGACCCGGTCCTTCAACAGATAGCCCACGCCCCGCGCACCCCCGCCCAGCAACTCCGCCGCATAGGTCTCCTCGACGTACTGGGACAGCACGAGCACCGGCAGATCCGGCAGCGATTCCCGCGCGGCCAGCGCGGCCCGCAGGCCCTCGTCGCGGAAACCGGGCGGCATGCGGACGTCCAACACCGCGGCGTCGGGGCGGTGTTCGAGGAGGAGCGGCAGCACCTCGGGGCCGGTCGAGGCGACCCCGGCGACCTCGTGCCCGGCCGAACTCAGGAGCAGCACAAGGCCCTCTCTCAGCAGGGCGTTGTCCTCGGCGATCACCACACGCACGGCAGCTCCACATCGATCACGGTCGGCCCCCCGACGGGGCTGGTCAGCGCCACTGTGCCATCAAGGGCGGCAACCCTGCGCCGGATGCCCAGGAGCCCCGACCCGGCCGACTCGTCCGCGCCGCCCCGCCCTTCGTCGCGTACGGAAAGGGACAGGCCCTTCGGGGCCTGGGTCAGTGCGATCGAGACCCGCTCGCTCCCGCTGTGCTTGGCCGCGTTGGTGAGCGCTTCCGCCACGACGAAGTACGCGGCGGCCTCCACGGCGGCCGGCGCCCGTGCCCCGCCGTTGTCCTCCACTGCCAGCCCTTCGGACGAGAGCACGTTCACGTCGAGACCGCTGCTCGCCGCGAGCGCCCGCACCGCGCCGGCCAGGCCCCGGTCGGTGAGGACGGGCGGATGGATGCCGCGTACGACGTGCCGCAGCTCGGCGAGGGCCTCCTCCGCCTGGTCCTGCGCCTCGTCGAGGAGGCGGCGTGCGGCGCTCGGGTCGCGGTCGTAGGCGCGGCGGGCGAGCCCGATCCGCATGGAGAGCGCGACCAGATGGGCCTGGGCCCCGTCGTGCAGATCGCGCTCGATGCGCCGCAGCTCGGCCCCGTGCGCGGCGATCGCCCCGGCCCGGGTCGCGGTGAGCTGCTCGACGCGGGTGGCGAGGGTCATGCCGGGCGAGGGCAGCAGCAGGGCCCTCGACCAGGTGGCCTCCAGGTCGACGAGCCGGGTGAACAGGGGCAGCGCGACCGGTTCCCGGCGCAGCAGCCCTGACCAGATCCCGTCGACGAGCAGGGCGGGGACCCAGCCCACGAGGGCGACGTAGAAGAGAACGAGTCCGTAGACGAGCTGGGCGGCGACCCAGCGCAGGTCGCGATAGGTACCCGGGTCGGTCGTGGCGTGCCGGATCCGCTCGGCCAGCGGCCCGGTCAGCGGCAGATACGCCTCGGGCACGGGTGCCCCGGACCAGGCGGCGGTCCGGCGCCGCTCGAAGCCGGCGAAGCGGCGAACGGTCTGCACTGTCTCGGGGAGCATGCCCGCACCGACGACGAGCATGGTCGCCGCGAGGCCCACCAGGATCAGCCCGAAGAGGATGTAGCAGGCGAAGCTCAGCCCGGCACCCACGGTCAGGTGCAGTGTGGCCCGGCCTGCCCTGCGTATTGCCTCTTTCATGGTGGTCAGGCTAGGCGACCTGCGCATTCGGCGAGGTGTAGCGGGCTACACCATTCATTGGGCAGCCCGCAGGGTCGGAACGGTGATCGCGCTACGGCAGAGTTGATCACGTCAAGCGAACACGGCTTGGCCTCGAACGCCACCCACGACCGCTACGGAGTCACCACCATGAAGGCCCTGCTCTGGGTTCTGCTCACCGCGTCCGTGCTCTTCAACGTCAGCACCAGCTTCATCTCGTCGGGCGTGACCCAGGTCCTGCTCAGCATCCCGTCCGGTCTGGTCGTCATAGGCTCCGCCGTCGGCCTCTGGCTGCTGCGCGACCGCAAGCCCGCGTAGCCCGGACGGCCCGCACGGCTCGCGCCCGGCCCTCGGCCGGAGCCCGCAACCCGTCCGGCCCCCGCCCGGATGTGCCCCATCAGCGCCACACCTAGGTTCGCCTCAAGGTGTACGCGCGCAGACCTGAGGGAGCTCGAACGGTGGCCGACAAAGTGACGGAGCCGGGCGCCGCGCTGCTGCGCGCCGGCAAGTTCTTCACCCGCGGCACCGCCGCCCCCGACCTGCACAGCGTGTCGATCAAGGGCGGCCGGGACTCGGACAGCTTCTACCGGGACCGCTGGAGCCACGACAAGGTCGTGAACTCCACGCACGGCGTGAACTGCACCGGTTCGTGCCGGTGGAAGGTGTACGTCAAGGACGGCATCATCACCTGGGAGACCCAGCAGACGGACTACCCGAGCGTCGGCCCCGACCGCCCCGAGTACGAGCCGCGCGGCTGCCCCCGTGGAGCCGCGTTCTCCTGGTACACGTACTCGCCGACCCGGGTCCGCTACCCGTACATCCGTGGCGTCCTCGTCGAGATGTATCGCGAGGCCAAACAGCGCCTCGGCGACCCGGTGCTCGCGTGGGCCGACATCCAGGGCGACCCGGAGCGGCGCCGCAGGTACCAACAGGCCCGCGGCAAGGGCGGGTTGGTGCGGGCCACCTGGGACGAGGCCCTGGAGATCGTCGCGGCCGCGCATGTCCACACCATCAAGGAGTACGGCCCCGACCGGGTCGCCGGCTTCTCGCCGATCCCCGCGATGTCGATGGTGTCGCACGCGGCGGGCGCCCGGTTCATGAGCCTCATCGGCGCCCCGATGCTCAGCTTCTACGACTGGTACGCGGACCTCCCGGTCGCCTCCCCGCAGGTG
Proteins encoded in this window:
- a CDS encoding sensor histidine kinase; the protein is MKEAIRRAGRATLHLTVGAGLSFACYILFGLILVGLAATMLVVGAGMLPETVQTVRRFAGFERRRTAAWSGAPVPEAYLPLTGPLAERIRHATTDPGTYRDLRWVAAQLVYGLVLFYVALVGWVPALLVDGIWSGLLRREPVALPLFTRLVDLEATWSRALLLPSPGMTLATRVEQLTATRAGAIAAHGAELRRIERDLHDGAQAHLVALSMRIGLARRAYDRDPSAARRLLDEAQDQAEEALAELRHVVRGIHPPVLTDRGLAGAVRALAASSGLDVNVLSSEGLAVEDNGGARAPAAVEAAAYFVVAEALTNAAKHSGSERVSIALTQAPKGLSLSVRDEGRGGADESAGSGLLGIRRRVAALDGTVALTSPVGGPTVIDVELPCVW
- a CDS encoding response regulator transcription factor, producing the protein MRVVIAEDNALLREGLVLLLSSAGHEVAGVASTGPEVLPLLLEHRPDAAVLDVRMPPGFRDEGLRAALAARESLPDLPVLVLSQYVEETYAAELLGGGARGVGYLLKDRVGRVDEFLDALDRVAAGGTALDPEVVTELMARRRKDDPLSLLTPREREVLKLMAEGHDNATIAKVLVVTERSVHKHVGNVFTKLKLPPSDSGHRRVRAVLAYLNAG
- a CDS encoding FtsX-like permease family protein translates to MQDALNRAGLQDVGAGDRAKDDTGGLKVLAGDARGTAEHLDAPPARTGLLEMLGSVSATLLMVAVLVVSSLLVQALQQRAGELALLRAVGATPRQVRAAVGREVTRVALRPALLGAAASIPSFLGLLALLRAREVLPPGLELPTPAWLFTLPLATAALTLGVARLTAAIASARAAKVRPAQALGEAATEPRVLGNKRRITGLVLLFAGLSSAGTATTQSGDAAAAAAGAAAVTMVIGCALLGPWIARGAMAVLNRPLRALGGVGGRLAAADSTANPRRLGAAITPIVLVTAFAAVQLGAGTTMARAGDAQAAQALRADLAVTAPALPAGAADRIRSQAGVAAATEVLPSTVVLAHHETGEPRLDRLPVLGVTPRGLARTLDPGVEQGSLDGLRPGRVSVGRDRAASLDLSLGSTVRLRFGDGVEAPLKVAAIHERALAVGDFLLSREQLARHVAAPGAAQVLIAMKPGSSVSAVRDRVERAAGPGVAVSEHPSFPRLRLEGEELSGLLGLVAVAAIGGFTALAVLSTLRLITIGRRPQLRLLRLVGAGRAQLRRMLRAEAAVVAAVGLVVGAAVALVPLLAFSVALTGSLPYLPLAQGVAIVGVVVVTAYAGVLLPARRALRRG